Genomic DNA from Candidatus Dadabacteria bacterium:
CAGGACAGACAGCATTTATCCTGAGTCCCTTGTCCGCGTACTCAAGGGCCATGCTTCTTGTGAGCTGAACAAGGGCCCCCTTGGATGCCGAATAGGCCGAAAGTCCCGCAAAACCCTTTAACCCGATAACAGAAGAGTTGTTGACGATAAAGCCTCTGCCCGCAGAAAGCATATGAGGAATGGCATATTTGCACATCATGAACGCTCCCTTCACGTTTATATCGAAGATCTCCTGGAACCTTGAGGTTTCGACTTCGTGAAGGGGGCCGGAAAAAATGATACCGGCGTTGTTAAAAAGAATGTCGATCTTTCCGTGCTCGCGAAAAGCGGTCTTCACGGTGGCCGCGCAGTCGCTCTCGACTGAAACGTCACAGACCTTGTATTCTATAGAAAGCCCCTCTTCCTCCGCCCTGTCGCACAGTTCTTTCAGCTTCTCTTCCCTTCTGCCGGCAATAAGAACCCTAGCCCCGTTTCGCGCCAGCAAAAGCGCAGTTGCCTCCCCGATTCCGGTTCCCCCTCCTGTAATAATCGCCGAGCGTCCTTTAAATCTCATAGAAGATTCCGCAAAAACATCCTTTGTAGCAGATCAGAAACTTACGCGAAAACCGCAAGCAGCACTCCTGCCGCTACGGCCGAACCCACAACCCCGGCCACGTTCGGACCCATAGCGTGCATCAAAAGCACATTCTGAGGATCTTCCCTGGCCCCCATATCCTGAGAGACGCGAGCGGCCATTGGAACCGCCGAAACCCCTGCCGAACCGATCAGGGGATTGATCTTGGTTTCGGAGAAAACATTCATAAGCTTGGCCATCAGCACCCCGGAGGCCGTGCCTATGCAGAAAGCCACAATTCCCAGAAGAAGTATGCCAAGAGTCTCAAGGGAGAGAAATTCGGAGGCCAGAAGCTGCGAGCCGACTCCGAGGCCGAGGAATATCGTAACGATGTTGATAAGCGCGTTTCTCGTCGTATCCGAGAGCCGGTCGACCACTCCGCATTCCCTCATCAGGTTGCCGAAAGCGAAAAAACCTATTAGAGGCGCCGCGGATGGAAGAAAAAGGAGGCAGAGGGTAAGAGCAATCAACGGAAACATTATTCTTTCCCTTTTCGCCACCGGACGAAGCTGGCTCATCCTTATTTTTCTCTCTTCAGGGGAAGTAAGAGCTTTCATTATCGGGGGCTGGATTATCGGCACGAGAGCCATGTAGGAATACGCGGCGACCGAGACCGCACCGAGAAGCCTCGGGGAGAGCTGCGAAGAAATGTAAATAGAGGTCGGTCCGTCCGCTGACCCTATTATTCCTATCGACGCCGCGTCTTTTAGGGAAAAATCGATTCCGGGCACGTACTGGGCAAGCACGAGCGCGCCGAGCAATGTCGTGAAAATCCCGAACTGCGCAGCGCCTCCCAGAAGAACCGTCTTGGGGTTGGCCAGAAGCGGACCGAAATCGGTAAGCGCCCCCACTCCCATGAATATCAGAAGGGGGAAAATGCCGGTCTTTATGCCGACATCGTACACGTAGTAAAGTACCCCGCCGGGGTCATTTATCCCCGCAAGCGGAATGTTGGCCAATATGCACCCGAAAGCTATCGTAACCAGAAGAAGAGGTTCGAATTTCTTCGCAATCCCCAAGTAGAGAAGAAGAAATCCTACCAGGATCATCAAAAACATCCCGAACCCGTTAACCCAGGAAATTGCGTTGCCCGCAATAAATCCGTAGATGCCGGTACTGGTAGCCACGTTTTTCAAAAGCTGGGAAAAAGATGCAAGCTCCTTGGTTTGCTCCCCAGAGACCGCCACGTCGCTTACCGTCTCCCCGAGACAGTCGGGTGCGCCGGCGAACATTCCCAAGGAAAAAGTAAGAACCGCCAAAATAAGTATGAATTTTTTCATGCGCTCAAGAGGGAAGAATGGTCAGGATAAGCTGACCCGTCTCTACTACCTGTCCCTGTTCAACCTCTATGGACACCACTTCCCCGTCGCACGGAGAGGCAACCGGAGTTTCCATCTTCATGGCTTCAAGCATGATCAGCGTCTGATTTTCCTTTATCTTGTCACCCACGCTGACCTGAACCCTGTACACGTTGCCGGGCACGCTCGCTGTAACGGCCACAACATCGGGAGAATCTTCATCCATCGCAGAGGATGTTTTCGGGGCTGGAGCTTCGGTTACCGAAGCAACTTCCGAAGTTCCTTCCTTTACGGTTACGTTGTAGCTTTTCCCGTCAACCGTAATAACGAAGTTCTCCCCGGTACCGGACACCTTCGACGCTACGCTCGTGCCAAGACCTTGTCTCTGCTGAGGCTGCTCTTCAGGCTTGTCTTTTCTTACGTTGACGCTGAAATTCCCCTTGAGAAAGTCAAGTCCCTTGTTTCCGCCCTGGGTCTGAAGCGCCCCGACTATGAATATGTTCTCCTCGGTGACGGGAAGGCTCTCTTTCTCGAGAATCTCGGTTGCCTTCGGAATGCCGGGCTCAAGTATATCGAGCGGGTCGCCTTCAAAGCGGGGCTTGCCCATCTGCTCTTC
This window encodes:
- a CDS encoding sodium ion-translocating decarboxylase subunit beta; the encoded protein is MFLMILVGFLLLYLGIAKKFEPLLLVTIAFGCILANIPLAGINDPGGVLYYVYDVGIKTGIFPLLIFMGVGALTDFGPLLANPKTVLLGGAAQFGIFTTLLGALVLAQYVPGIDFSLKDAASIGIIGSADGPTSIYISSQLSPRLLGAVSVAAYSYMALVPIIQPPIMKALTSPEERKIRMSQLRPVAKRERIMFPLIALTLCLLFLPSAAPLIGFFAFGNLMRECGVVDRLSDTTRNALINIVTIFLGLGVGSQLLASEFLSLETLGILLLGIVAFCIGTASGVLMAKLMNVFSETKINPLIGSAGVSAVPMAARVSQDMGAREDPQNVLLMHAMGPNVAGVVGSAVAAGVLLAVFA
- a CDS encoding SDR family NAD(P)-dependent oxidoreductase, with the translated sequence MRFKGRSAIITGGGTGIGEATALLLARNGARVLIAGRREEKLKELCDRAEEEGLSIEYKVCDVSVESDCAATVKTAFREHGKIDILFNNAGIIFSGPLHEVETSRFQEIFDINVKGAFMMCKYAIPHMLSAGRGFIVNNSSVIGLKGFAGLSAYSASKGALVQLTRSMALEYADKGLRINAVCPGGVWTPMFDSYLERAEDAEAAQTFMESLHPMGRLADPYEIAEAVLFLCDDKVMFNTGSMLSIDGGIIAK